The window GTGTGGCTGAATTTCTTGCACTGGCAAGCGCCGAAGATCAGTGGTCTGCAGGAAGCGATTAAAGATGGTATGGCGGCGTACGTATCCGAGGGGCAAACGCGAGCCTATGTCGCTGACCTGTACGAGCATGTTCCTGTTGAGGAACGAGACCTGTCGTACATGTTCTATGCGGCATTTGCTGACTCTCACTGTGGTGTGCGCCGTAACCTTCTGTATCAGATTCCAACGGATAGACTCAACTCAAATCAAATGGCTTGTCTCTTGAACAAGGCGAATGACGAAGATGAGTGGTACTTCGCTCGCATAGGAGCAGCGTGGGCCTTGGCCGCAGCAGGCAATGAATCTGGGGTGCTCTGGGCGCAATCGCAGAAAGAAATAATGGAGAACAAGGAGCATCAGCAGCTACTGGATCAAGTTCTTCAAGCGGCTGAAAGTCGTGCTAATCTGTCGCGATAACGGTCGCCAGCGATGACTCGGACAGGACTGATATGAATCCCATCCGTGCTGTGTGGCGGGCTTGCGTTTGCTCCACGGGTTTGGCCAGCCATGCGACCCGTAGCCCCCCGCTCTGCGGGGGAATCTTGTTGGCCCACGGTTGAACGTCGGTGACGCTATCCCCCGGCAGAGCCGGGGGCTACGAGCTTTTCCGCTAGGCTGCCGCTACGGTGGGTTTCGACTAGAATGTCATTGCGTGCCGCCGGTTCCTGAAAGGGCCAAACTGCCCGCCGCGTAGGCGTTGGATCCTTCTTCCCGACTGATTGATTGTTCCATGGTCCGTCGCCTCACCTTCGCAGCGCTCTCCATATGCGCTGTGATCGTAGTCAGCGAGTGGGGCCTCTTTGGCGGCGAATACCCACCCTGGCTGCTGGTCGGGCTGGTGCTCGGCCTGTGGTTCTTGTTCTTCCGTTGGTGCAGCGAAGGCAGGTTCTCCGACTTGCTCGCCGGCGTGGAGCACGAGGCCCCGGAGATTGCCTGGCCGGATCGCCGGCAGGTGGTGAGCGCCACCGTGCTGGGCATCGCGTTCATCGCGGCTGGCGCCGTTGCTCTGGCGTGCTTCGACTCCCTGGTGTCTCTGGGGCTGAGTTGGAATCACGGTTAGCCCGCCTCAGCGCCGATACTGCTCATCCGTTACGTGCTCTAGCCACTCGACCACCTTGCCGTCCTGGGCCTCCTGCACGGCGATGTGCGTCATCGCCACGGTCGGGCAGGCGCCGTGCCAGTGCTTCACGCCGGGCGGGAACCACACGACATCGCCGGGGCGGATCTCTTCGATCGGGCCGCCCTCGCACTGCGCCCAGCCGACCCCGGCCGTGACGATCAGCGTCTGGCCGAGGGGGTGCGTGTGCCAGGCGGTGCGGGCGCCGGGCTCGAAGGTCACGGTGGCGGCCGCCGCGCGGGCCGGCTCGGGCGATTGGAACAGCGGGTCGATCCGCGTCGTGCCGGTGAACCAGTCGGCGGGGCCGGGGGTCGAGGGCTGGGATCCTAGGCGGGTGATCTGCATGGTGGTCTCCGTTGGCTGGGTTTGGCGCCGCGAGCGAAACCGAGTCAGACTTCACGGAGCGACGACGCCTACAAGAGCCCGTCGCAGCTCGGCCGCGAGTACCGCCGGCAGCACGGCGCAGCAGCGTCTTCAAGCACCTACGTTGTCAACGCACAGTAAACGCCAAGCACCGCAAGCAGGATAATCGCGACACGGACCCCAATCATTCGGCGGAAAAGATTGGCCGAAAAGATCGTTCCCATGGACAGGAACAACAGTCCGGCCGTCACCATGTTCGATTGAGTTCGCAACGCGCCTCCGACAAGCAACAGCGCCGAACCAAGAAGCATCCCTACTCCCACAAGCTGTACGGCCAGCGGTCTTTCCCGCGACCCTAGAGCTTGCGTGTCAACTAGGTCGCCAGTGCCGGCAGTTCGTCGCAACATGGGTATTTCCAGAGTTTGCAGAGAATTAGGGGTAACGTCGAAGGGTATTCGCTTGCGCACTTCGGATCTTGGCCAATTCGACCGAGCAATTTATCGCCGGCCGGCACTCACAACCCAATACTCTTCGGCGGGTACTTCTTAAACGTCGCGCCGTGGGCCTTGAGCTTGCCGCTGACGGTCGCCATCCATGGGTCGAGGCGGTGGCCCACGGTCATCTCTTCCTTGGGGTCGAGGTACAGGTTGAAGAACCACGGCGCGAGGCCGACGTCGCGCACCGTGGCGAGGTCGATGTGCATGTGCGGCGCCTCGGCGATGACCACCTTCACGTGCGCCTTGTACTCCTTCATGCGGCACGCCATCAGCTCCTTACCCCACCAGAAGTAGACCGTTTCTCGCTTCGACTGGCCGTCGTCGGCCAGCAGGAACGAAGCCTGGTCGATGTAGTCGTAGTAGCGGTCGCCGGGCAGCTTATCGGAAGCCACGCCCGCCAGGTTCAGGCCGACGCCGAACAGGTCCATCAAGTCGAACAGCCCGTCGGACACGCGGCCGGCGGGGATCACCCCCGGCCACGAGGCGACGCCCGGCACGCGGACGCCCCCCTCCCAGGTCGTGCCCTTGGCGCCGCGGAACGGCGTGTAGCCGGCGTCGGGCCAGGCGTCCATCTGCGGGCCGTTGTCGGAGGTGAAGAAGATCAGCGTGTTCTCGCGCACGCCGGCCTGGTCGAGCGCCGCGACGATCGCGCCGACCTGCGCGTCGACCTCGCGGATGCTGTCCTTGTACGGGTACTTGGCTTCGCTCCGGCCGGCGTGGTCGGGGTGCGGGAAGTTGTCGCAGTGGACCTTCATGAAGCAGTGCTCGATGAAGAAC is drawn from Posidoniimonas polymericola and contains these coding sequences:
- a CDS encoding preprotein translocase subunit SecE, with the translated sequence MVRRLTFAALSICAVIVVSEWGLFGGEYPPWLLVGLVLGLWFLFFRWCSEGRFSDLLAGVEHEAPEIAWPDRRQVVSATVLGIAFIAAGAVALACFDSLVSLGLSWNHG
- a CDS encoding (R)-mandelonitrile lyase codes for the protein MQITRLGSQPSTPGPADWFTGTTRIDPLFQSPEPARAAAATVTFEPGARTAWHTHPLGQTLIVTAGVGWAQCEGGPIEEIRPGDVVWFPPGVKHWHGACPTVAMTHIAVQEAQDGKVVEWLEHVTDEQYRR